One Nicotiana sylvestris chromosome 12, ASM39365v2, whole genome shotgun sequence genomic window carries:
- the LOC138883997 gene encoding secreted RxLR effector protein 161-like codes for MKAIPYASAVGSLMYAMLCTRPDIYFVVGMVSRFQSNPGREHWTVVNHIIKYLKSTRDYMLVYHSGDLAPIGYTDSDFQSDRDSRKSTSGYVFTLGGGAISWRSIKQSCVADSTMEAEYVAASEAAKEVVWLRNFLKELNAVPSVQAPIVLYCDNSGAVTNSKEPRSHKRSKHIERKYHLIRDITQRGDARVLKIAPEDNLADPFTKSLTQKIFDKHVEGMCVRVVDYGYESKWEIVGIYY; via the coding sequence ATGAAGGCGATCCCTTATGCTTCTGCTGTAGGGAGTCTTATGTATGCTATgctatgtactagacctgatatctaCTTTGTTGTTGGCATGGTTAGTAGATTTCAGTCTAACCCTGGTCGAGAACACTGGACTGTTGTTAATCATATAATCAAGTACTTGAAGAGTACTAGGGATTATATGTTGGTGTATCACTCAGGTGATCTTGCACCcattggatatactgattcagaTTTCCAGTCAGATAGAGACTCTAGAAAATCTACCTCAGGATATGTTTTTACCTTAGGAGGTGGAGCCATAAGTTGGAGGAGCATCAAGCAATCATGTGTTGCTGATTCCACCATGGAAGCCGAATATGTGGCTGCATCTGAGGCAGCTAAAGAGGTTGTTTGGCTCAGGAACTTTCTGAAAGAGCTTAATGCGGTCCCTTCGGTTCAAGCACCAATTGTACTTTATTGTGACAATAGTGGTGCAGTTACAAACTCGAAGGAACCAAGAAGCCATAAAAGGAGTAAGCATATTGAGCGTAAATATCACTTAATTCGGGATATAACTCAGAGAGGTGATGCAAGAGTGTTGAAGATTGCGCCAGAGGACAATTTGGCAGACCCGTTTACAAAGAGCTTGACACAGAAGATTTTTGACAAGCATGTAGAAGGAATGTGTGTTAGAGTAGTAGACTatggttatgagtctaagtgggagattgttgggatatactattaa